Genomic DNA from Hymenobacter jejuensis:
AAGCTTGAAACCGGTATGCGGCTGCTGGCAGCCGGCGACTACACCACGGCCATTGCCAGTTTCACAACGCTGATCGAGCAGAAACCCGATTGGGCCGAAGGCTGGAACAAGCGGGCAACGGCGCACTACCTGCGCGGCGAGTACCGGGCCTCCTTGCTCGACGTGGCCGAAACGCTGCGGCGCGAACCCCGTCATTTTGGGGCGCTGGCCGGATGGGCTACCATGTTGCGCATGCTCGGCGACGACCGCGGCGCCCTGCATGTGTTGCAGCGCCTCTCGAAAATATGCCCTCAGCTGCCGGGACTACAAGACCAGATTCATGATCTGCGCGACCGTCTCGACGATGCTCATGGTTAGCTAAGTTACTATTGCACAACTAAAAGGATACTTGTATATTTCCGGTGTGAAGGTATTGGGGTTTGGCCCCACCCAAGACTCAATACAGGCTTAAAGTTCTCAAAAAGCCACTTCATTGGACCTTTTATTTATTTCCCACCCGCCCGTCGTTTGGCTGTAATAGAACGAAACTAAGAATGAATTAGTCTGGTTGAGCGCCTTTTTGAGGTGGCTGGCAGCGCGTTTCTTCTGGTTTAGCATTTCTACGCACCCTTATGAAAAAACACGTACTCATTTTTTTACTGTTTCTGTTGCCCGCCTTGTGCTGGGCCCAACGCGTCCGCAAAACCGAATGGGAAAGTGGCACCCTTGAAAAAGGCGACAAAGTAGGCGTCTGGGAATACTATGGCTACACCCGCGACGGCAGCCAGGTTATTTTGCAGAAGTACGACCACACCACCAAAAAGCTCCTGTTCTTCCGGCCCATCGAAGACATTTTCTACGACGTAGAATTGCAACCCGGCCAATGGACCAAAAGCCGCGTCGATCAGCCGCCGATGTTCATTGGCAGTGATCCGGCCCTGGCCACTTACACGGCCAAACTTAATTACCCCTTGGCTGCCCAGGATCGGAAGCTGCAAGGCAAAGTCATTGTGTCGTTTGCCATCGACACCCTGGGTCAGATATCGAACCACAAAGTGGTGGCCGGCGTGGGCGGCGGTTGCGACGAAGAGGCCCTGCGCGTGAGCCGCACCATTCCGAACCAATGGATTCCGGCCCGCAAAAACGGGCGTGCAGTCCCCGTTGTTTACGAGATGCCGTTTGTGTTCCGGCTCAAGTAGCATCCTGGGGGCGGGCCTTTGCGTATGAAACGCCCATGAACTCCCTCACGCCCCGCTTTTCGCTTTTTGCCACCGGCTTACTAGTCGGAAGTGCCACCTTTTTGCTCACCGCCTGCGACTCAACGCCCCGCGAGCGGCAGGAGGTCGTGCGCAATGAAGCCCGCAAACTGGATACTCTCGCCGACCGCGCAGGCGACAAGCTCAAAACTGCTGGCCGGCGGGCGGCGCGCTACGACTCAGCGGCTCGGGTGCGCGCGCGCCAGCCACTCGACGCAGCAGCTTCGGCTACTTTCACGCAGGAATTGCTGGGCACGTATTCCAATATCGATGGCCTGACCGCCGAAACCATCGATCCGGCCTACACCCAGTTCATGCGCCAAGTTCGGGAGCGCCGCCACCAATGGACGCAACGTGACTGGGACTATGCTACGGCGGTGTACAGACGCCTGAATGCCCGCCTCCGCGACGTGCGCCTCGACGTGCGCGCCCGCAATGAAGTGCACATCCGCGCCTTGCAAACCGAATTCCTAGGTTTGGAAAATGGGCGCGATGTAAAGGACTTGAGAGAAGCAATGAAAGATAAATAATTGATAATCAATTATTTATATATGAACTAGATCAGAGCTAAACAGCTAGCTCCCCTCCTTTTTTAAGGAGGGGTTGGGGGTGGTAAAAAGCGTTGAACGGCAACTAGCTCTAGTTTTCTAATTCTAACCAACCACCCCCAACCCCTCCTTGAAAAAAGGAGGGGAGCTTTAGCTTCTAGGCTTAGTTATAAAAGTCTGATATAAAGCATTTTAAATCACCGAAATTGCGCCACTTTCTTCTTTGGTTTGTACTGGTGGCGATAGGCATGGAGGTCCATGCTCAAACCCCGCTGATCGAAAGTGCCGAAACGGTGCCGGCGGCCAGCCAGTGGCTACAGCCCGGCGATCGGTTGCAGGTGCGACTCAAAGGGCAGCCCGGCAGCAAAGTTACGTTTTTGGGTAATCAGCCCATGACGGAGCTGGATGCCGCGCTGACGAAGGGCCAGCGTGGTATTTACCAAGGCACGTACGTAGTGCAACCCGGCGACACGCTGCACAATCGCCTGATTATCTTTCAGTTACTAACACCTGATAGCCTGCAAGCTACGGCACAGAGTAAGGCGCAAATCCGGTTTCTGAACCCCAACGAACTGCAACTTGCCGTTACCAAAGGCGCGCTGCCGTACCTGAATTACGGTTTGGGGGAAGACCGACTGGGCGGCGCCAAAATTGGCTACCTCGATTCGTTGGTGCAGCTGCACATCACGGGCCGTGTGGGCAACCTATATCGGGTGCAACTGGCTGAAAACCAAACGGCTTGGGTGCCGCAGGAAGTTGTGCGCCTGCTGCCGCCCGGCGGCTTTGTACCGACCTCGCTGACCGGATCGTGGAGCGTATACGGCGATTCGCTCTACGACTACGTGCAGGTGCCGCTTGAGGCCCGCCTACCGTACCGCTCTCAGCTTCTGACCGAACCCACACGCCTGGTGGTGGATGTATTTGGAGCCACTTCCAATACCAATTGGATCACGCAGCGCGACGGTCTGCAAGAGCTAGGCGACGTTCATTACGAGCAGCCCCAGCCTAATGTGTTCCGCTTGGTGCTTAACCTAAAGCATATCCAGAGTTGGGGCTATTCTATTGGTTATCGCAATAATACCTTGGTAATCAAGGTGAAACGTCCGCCGCAAAAATTGCAGCTGCGCGGCCTCACCGTCGCGGTAGATGCCGGGCACGGCGGCACCAACGTGGGCGCTACCGGGGCCAG
This window encodes:
- a CDS encoding energy transducer TonB; the encoded protein is MKKHVLIFLLFLLPALCWAQRVRKTEWESGTLEKGDKVGVWEYYGYTRDGSQVILQKYDHTTKKLLFFRPIEDIFYDVELQPGQWTKSRVDQPPMFIGSDPALATYTAKLNYPLAAQDRKLQGKVIVSFAIDTLGQISNHKVVAGVGGGCDEEALRVSRTIPNQWIPARKNGRAVPVVYEMPFVFRLK
- a CDS encoding tetratricopeptide repeat protein → MDRQQQLDDLFAQLRNAAAPAEMEALQNGIWQLWLDTGDQLLNKKLETGMRLLAAGDYTTAIASFTTLIEQKPDWAEGWNKRATAHYLRGEYRASLLDVAETLRREPRHFGALAGWATMLRMLGDDRGALHVLQRLSKICPQLPGLQDQIHDLRDRLDDAHG
- a CDS encoding N-acetylmuramoyl-L-alanine amidase; this encodes MRHFLLWFVLVAIGMEVHAQTPLIESAETVPAASQWLQPGDRLQVRLKGQPGSKVTFLGNQPMTELDAALTKGQRGIYQGTYVVQPGDTLHNRLIIFQLLTPDSLQATAQSKAQIRFLNPNELQLAVTKGALPYLNYGLGEDRLGGAKIGYLDSLVQLHITGRVGNLYRVQLAENQTAWVPQEVVRLLPPGGFVPTSLTGSWSVYGDSLYDYVQVPLEARLPYRSQLLTEPTRLVVDVFGATSNTNWITQRDGLQELGDVHYEQPQPNVFRLVLNLKHIQSWGYSIGYRNNTLVIKVKRPPQKLQLRGLTVAVDAGHGGTNVGATGASGAREKDLTLSIAQKLRHELEQAGARVIMTREADVTVENVDRVLLLRKANPDLLVSVHVNSAGGGASQGTSTYYRYVAFQPLSVALYDEMRKTGLQGAGNVGSFNFGLNGPTDYPNALVETAFISNPEDEKRLIDPAFQQQMAEHMVAGLKNFLRNTRAKGLRGWLQHEPAEQ